One genomic window of Kaistia geumhonensis includes the following:
- a CDS encoding carboxymuconolactone decarboxylase family protein, with translation MSDTTRLIWHEVAPQGAKALFGIHHYITTGTNLTEQLIHLVFLRVSQINGCAHCIDLHTRDLLKTMSIDKVALVPVWAEVPHLFPEQYRAALAWAEEVTLVSDTHASDEAYAAAAAAFEPKDLVDLTVAIAAMNAFNRLGAPFRLPVKALA, from the coding sequence ATGAGCGATACCACACGGCTGATCTGGCACGAGGTTGCACCGCAGGGCGCAAAGGCGCTGTTCGGCATCCATCACTATATCACCACGGGCACCAACCTGACGGAGCAACTCATACATCTCGTCTTCCTGCGGGTCTCGCAGATCAACGGCTGTGCCCATTGCATCGACCTTCACACGCGGGACCTACTTAAGACGATGTCCATCGACAAGGTCGCGCTAGTGCCGGTCTGGGCAGAAGTGCCTCATCTTTTCCCAGAACAGTATCGCGCTGCGCTGGCCTGGGCCGAAGAGGTGACGTTGGTCAGTGACACACATGCGTCAGACGAAGCTTATGCGGCGGCTGCAGCTGCATTCGAGCCAAAGGACCTTGTCGATCTCACCGTCGCCATTGCCGCGATGAATGCCTTCAATCGACTCGGCGCGCCGTTCCGCCTGCCCGTAAAGGCGCTGGCCTGA